Sequence from the Larimichthys crocea isolate SSNF chromosome XXIII, L_crocea_2.0, whole genome shotgun sequence genome:
tttATTCAATGAAAATCAGCTTAGAGAGCAGACAGACTCATCGCAGATTCCTAGTGACAGATTTTGTGTTGTAGCTGCCGtccaatgacaaaaaaaactcaTATTACCTTCACACAGCTCCTGTGTTAAACACAGAGCATGCACTGTTCATGATGAAGAGTGTTGACTGTGATGCTGGTTTCTTCAGGAGAAACCGGTGAGTGACTCTGCAGACGAGCAGCCGGTAGACAAACCCGAAGTCCTGTCTCCTCTACCTAAACCCGCTCAACCTCTGAAACCTTCGACAGGTGAGCTGCAACACACCTCACTGCCTGCTTCTTCACCAGTGTGCAactaaaaacagattaattaaattaaatattaggTTTGATTAATAGGTTTCCTTCTTTCTGATGTCCAGGCTCTCCTGTAGCGAGTGACTGTAACTTGTGTGGCGGTCCCTCGTCCCTCGTTTGCCCGTCCTGCGACAATCAGCCTCTCTGTGACGCATGCGATGACCTCTTTCACCGCCACCCGTCCAGAGCCAATCACAAGAGAGATAAAATCCATAAAACCAAACCAggtatgctaaaaaaaaaaaaacaggaaattcaaaagtgaagtttgtttttgttgcttttaactctttttttcGTGTTTGTTTGTAGAAACCTGCAGCATCTGCGGGATTTCCTCCGTTCACGCTCAGTGCTCCACGTGCGTCCAGAGGTTGTGTCGGAAATGTGACCTGCTTTTCCACTCTCACCCCGACCGCAAAGGACACAACAGAACCAATATCACACCAGCTAAAACATCCAGGTGAGGAGAACAGGAAGTTTAAACCAGGTTCGCTTCCTCATTCGGCAGCGTTGCGGTCCAGTTATCAGAGCGGGTGGTGAGATCGTTTGTGCAAAAGGAAGTACCACGATGATGAGTTAGGCACAAAGACCAAGCTGCTACGACCGTCAGGCGGTTTCATCTTCAGTAACGCTGAATCTTCAAACTGGATCCCGCGTATTGGACATTCAGACCAAGTGCTGCACCCTCCATGTGTCCGGGAAGGGGACCACACATccagctttacacacacacaataaaacactacAAGTAAAAGCTATCCATAGCTGTAACACCAAAGTTGGTGTGGAGCCATcataacaaactttaaaaaacacagttagcTGCAGAAAACAGTCAAAATAAGAGATCCGTGTACAGAGGCTCAGctcttgctgcagcagcccagggtttgaatctgatcTGTGGCCCCTTGTTGCAggtcatttcctctctctctctctctctctctctctatctctccacTTTCTTGGcactcttcagctgcagctataaaataaaggttccaaaaaaaacacccaaaacacaagagatttaaaaaaataagacagTCGTTGTCCTGTGAGATGCAGCCAGCATCTCTAAGTTTTATGTTTGTCTAACTCTTGTCCTATAAATACAAGTTAAATGATGAGTTTACAGTGaactgtaaatgtttctttgccTCCAGTCCGTCTCTGTCGCCCTGGGAGTGCTCTCATTGCACCACAGTGAACGAGATGCGAGCCGTCCTCTGCGCGACCTGCGAGCGGCCTCGACTCGCTACGGCAGCCTCCAACGTTCAAGAAAGCCTGATGTCGGTTCCTACGTCTCCCAACACGGGTGAGACTAAGACACACATGTGAATAATAATTAACTTCAATTCTTAAGTTACAAAGTGACTTACAATGTGCTCGACCCCTCAGAGTGGCAGTGTAAGAGCTGCACAGTTGTGAATCAAGGCAGCAGCATCCTCTGTGAGGTGTGTGAGCGCCCTCGTCTGGCCACTCGCCCGCCCGTCGCTCCGGTTCTGTCCAGCCCAGGATCTCTGTCCGACTCTGGGACAAAGGTTTGTCTCACTGTCCTTGGTCTTTCGATCTCTGGTGTTTGTTTAAGTACGTTCTCATCACACATATTTCTacatgaatcattttgtttctttcacagtGGATGTGTCAGTTCTGCACCTACGTAAACACCAAGCCGGCTCTGGTGTGTGAGATGTGCAACCTGTCAGGTAAAGACTCTCCCACCGGAGTTTCTCTGCCCCTGTCCCTCCAGCAGACTCCGTCCAGCACCAAAGATCAATCGCAGCCGGTCACGAGGCCCCAACCGAAGCCGAGACTCAACACGGATCTGAGAAGGCAGAAGACGATGAGGGAAGACGGCCTCGCTCTCATCCACCAGATCAGAGTGAGTCAACACTGAAAAATGTCACGAAGCTCACATTTTCCCGTCACTCGTGAACAAGTCTCCGCAATCCACCGTTTGTTGGCAGCTCATTGCTGATTATTTCAGCTCTTTATCGCAGATGATCAACAAAAAGTTAATAGagaaaaatattatatgtgtttttaaaagtaatttatgaagaaaaaagtcactggtttcAGTTCAAATGTAAGAATTTGCTTCCTTTATTTAGCTTTATATgattgtaaattaaatatttttgggttttcatttatttatttatttgcaggtcaatcttaattttctttaaatgtcttaCTTTGTCCGACCAACAGTTCAAAATATTTCGTTTCTcgtcacataaaataaaaaaaaggcagaataaagtaaaaacattctccCTGTTTTGTCTCCGTAGGAAGCAGAAAAGTGCGGCATCAGTCCTGAGGAGGTGTATGCGGCCATCCTGTGctccagcagcaacaacactaAACCGTGCGACTGGGTGACGTCGGAGCTGCCTCACCTGCTGGATGAAATCTGCGCCATGGCGGCTTCCGTCCAGCTAAACTACAAAGCGGGGGATTGTGGGATACAACCCACGGTGGTGAGGGACGGAGAGGAGCCGGAGCAGAGCGTCCCCGGTGAAGGCGTGAAGCTGTCCAGAGCCGAGGCCAAGCTGGCCTGGCTGGCAGCCGGAGGAGACACAGACCGAGCGGTGAAACAGCTGCTGAGAGACCGACAGCACAAggtgggaaaacaaaacattaatactgcatgtatttgtatttttataaaataaagcatCCAGCTAAAAGAACCTCCGGGTCGTTCACACAGCTCCTGCTGTGTACCTGTCGGTGTCAGGGAGTCTTCAGCTTTGATGCTGAGTTCAGCTGAAGTtcagtgatttttcttttttcctcccgtCCGGAAGAATCGTACTCTTATCTCAACCTTGAAACTtatccaaaataaaaaacactccCCACACAAACCTGCCGTTATAAACGACAGTTATTCATCCGACACACGCCTCCCTACCAAAGCTTGTAACAactcacagctgtgtttttaactGTAGGGACATTTCTCCTTGAGCCTCGGGCTGGTCAGAGTTAAAGGAAGCTTTCATATGTAATCTCTCTCACAAAGGCCGACTGAGGAGTCCTGACTTCACTTCTCTGCGCAGGGAGTCATGACTTTGTCCTCCTGCCCTCTTTATCTTCACTGTCTTATAGAGAGTTACATAATCGTGAGTTCACTCTTTAAAAGAGCAAAGTCACATGCAGCAGAGTATTGATCCTAAAACTCAACAACGTCACTTGAACTTTACGTGTACCGTGCATGGGTGATAAGGTTGCAAAGCCCTGAGGGTTGCtccattcacacattcatatcTTCTTAAGACACTTAAGAAGATATCGTCCACttccacacacagctcacattAGCGTCGTTACACATTCATCTTGACACCTACATCCCATAAATCAACAAAGTTTACGGTAGATAAAACGATTACAGTGTTACGGTAGAGTTTCGCCACTATGTTGCCAATGTAGCAGCAGAGTCGCTCAgtttagtttctgtgtttttagtcgCTGTATTCCCCAAAATAACATCAAACACAGAAGATCTATATCCCAACATCCTTCATAGGTTTGTGTCAGGGTTCTATCCGTTAATCCTTCtctttgtttggatgttttgagTTTGGAAAAGTTGTTTCTcgtctgtgttttgttccagcTCTTAATTGAAGCAAAATCTCACTGGATTTTCTGGCTACGTCATGAAATCTATGAACCGTTTGTTCCCCCGAAATTCAGCCTGACGAAACGTTTCATATCTCCACAAACTCTCAGCTGAACTAAATCTTAATCTACTCTCCCTccctgttgtctttgtttgtgttcagatgaAGGAGCTCCACTCTCTGGGCTTCAGGGACTCGTCTCAGTCTGAGGAGGCCCTGCGGCTAAGCGGCGGCGAGGTGAAGGGCGccctgtctctgctgcagcgCCCCCTCCTGGAGCCTTTCCACCAGCGTATTTGGACCGACCAGCCCGAGCCGCCGATTGATCCCAAAAATCCAGACAAACAGGTTCGACCGCAGggcagatcacacacacacagctgtgttgaTGCATGTCTAATTATATTCGAGGTGTGGTGTTTTAATTGCCTTGTCCTTGTTTGCTCTCTGCAGAGGATGTGCAGGCGTCTGCTGGCGCTGTACGACCTGCCCAGCTGGGGCCGCTGCGAGCTCGTCCTCTCGTTGCTTCAAGAACCGGACGTCACCTACTCGCTGGAGGACGTCGTGCAAGCCGCGAAGGAGTCGCACGACAAAGATTTCATCCGCCGTCTCCTCAACAACGAGTGCCCCTGCTGTTTCAGCATCTTCCCCCGCAGCAAGGTGGGCGGGTCGGGAACATGACGGCGGTCTGAGCTCGACGTTCAAACACAGCACAGGCCGTTAATCTCGTCTTCTGCTCGCCACGTTTCAGATGCAGTCTCTGACTTCATGTCAGTGCTCCGTGTGCCACGAGTGCTTCGCGATGCACTTCACCGTCGCcgtgagagacaaacacatcaGAGACATGGTGTGTCCCGTCTGCAGAGAGCCGGACATCAACGACCCCGAACAACTGGACAGCTACTTTTCTACGCTGGCcatacaggtacacacacagagaaacaagagctctgattggctgcttcagtttaactttaaactttaaaggaggattaaaataaatcttaaagACAGCAGGTTGATTAttaatgttgctgctgtgtgaaatattaacattttgtttgtccAGCTGCATGAATGCCTGGAGCCGGACGTGTACGACCTGTTTCATAAAAAGCTGACGGAGCACGCCCTGATGAAAGACCCGAAGTTCCTGTGGTGCTGTCACGTGAGTCCTTCGTCCCCGTCGCTCTTCTCTGCTCGGagagttttaaaataaatccagaaatgatcaaaacataaataacttcACACGACGATGCGTGTTAACATGAAGTCTGGTCCAATCGTCCTCAGTGCACGTCTGGATTCATCAACGAAATCAATGAAAACCAGCTGAAGGTCACCTGCCTGTCCTGCCACAAGAGTTTCTGCGCTCAGTGTAAGAAACCTGTGAGTATGAACACATCGTCCCTCACGTCCAGAGGCTGAATCTAACGTTTGATAAGACTCCGTTAACGCCCTCTCTCTGGTCGCAGTGGGAGTCTCAGCACCAGGTTCTGTCCTGTGAGCAGTTCCAGCAGTGGAAGAGGGACAACGACCCCGAGTACCAGAGGCAAGGCCTGGCCGGCTACCTGAGGGACAACGGCATCAGTGAGGACACGAGTctcatttcagttttttaaagtgtttacacACCGGTTAACTTTCTGTGTTATAACAGATTAACCAGGATGTGTTGTCTCTCCGCAGCCTGTCCTCACTGCAGGTTCCAGTACGCTCTGACCAAAGGCGGCTGCATGCACTTCAGCTGCTCCCAGTGCCGGTACCAGTTCTGCAGCGGCTGCAACAACTCGTACCACAAGGTGAGACCAAACCACGGCACGAAGTTTCTGCAGCACATTGATGTGCTACAGTGTGAAGACAGACACCTTTATCTCACCAGCTGATCTTCTAACGTTACCACATGTGTCGTGTTTGTGCTGTTTACTCTGGCAGACGGCGTGTAAGACGCCTCCGTGCAGTTACACCGGTCTACATGCTCATCATCCACGTGACTGTCTCTTCTATCTCAGAGACTGGGAGCCGGCCAGACTGCAGGAACTGCTCAAGGTACAGACGCCAAAACAACTCCCGTCTGTCAGCTTCATGAAAACAAATTTGTagaaagtttaatttattatttcccCGTCAGATGAAGGGCGTGGAGTTCAACACAGATCCTTCGGCTGGAACTCAAACGGGTGAGGCAGCTTCTGTCCAtcagataaaaacatctttgaacATTTAAATGCTTCCTCTTGGCTGCCTCGGGCTTCAGACATCTTTATTTActgaatacataaacacaaacatacacatttcaCTGACTCTGTCTCCTCCTGTGCGACGCAGACTCTTGTCGTGTGATGGAGCAGAAAGACGAGGAAGGCCTGCAGGTCGATTCGCCGTGTGGCATCCAGACGAAGCCGGGACAAGCCGGACTCTGCGAGTGAGTGTCCGACCACGATGCTAACGGAGGCCTGTGCTCGAGTTTCACTCAGGATTCAGACAAAGTCCTCAAAGTTTGGAAAATGCTCGATATCAACAGTTACGTTTTCATCGacacaatgaacaaaaaatCCTGTCCCGTCCTCATCGTCAGTCTGTCGTCTCCTGACGTGTTCACGTAGAtacaataaaatgatcaaaacaacAATCAGTTAATAAGAAACGCTGGTAAAATAAGTAGTAACGTATTCGAGGTGTGTATTAAGGCATTGAAAGTCTGGAAACGTCTGGTTTAAAGACCTTGAAAGGGCTTGAATTCTGCTCTGAGAAAGCCGTATCCAAACACTGTTTGAGTGAGAGGAAACTTAACCAGAAGGAAAAGGCTGAAGCTGGAGTAAAGCTGAAACATAAAACTTCAAGCGAGCTTGTTTTATGTATCTAAACATACTATGATAGAAAAACATACTATAATCCAAAATATTAGATTTCAACTCCTCGTTGCGGCACCAAAACTTTGTATTAACTGGAACTTTATTCTggttataaatattttacagcttATCGAACTTTTGTCAAAAGTGTGTGAAGCACTAAAATCTGATATCAAATGTTACTTCTGGGAACTTTTGAAACTCTCTGACAGAGAAAGATGTTTAGCCTGGACTGAAGTTTAAACTGCAGAAGTCAAACTGTTTACTTTTGTGTCCGGGCAGGAAGTTAGACACTTCTCTCTCGGGGATGCTGCACTCACCACAACTCTCACGCAGGGAGGTCGTCTTGTTTGTGCATTCTTTCCTTGTCGCTCATTTTAATCTCCCTTCATTCAGGAAGCAGAGGTTAGAGCCGTGATCTTGTTTTGAGTTAAAAAGTCCTTCAAGAGGAAATACGATGCAACAAACCTCGTAAAATTTAGGAACAAACGTGAACTCTAGGAAGAGAGAACTTCAAGTCCAGCTCCTCGTTGAGCTCTCTCAGGTTTGGAGTGGCtataatttctgtttttaatgaaaggCTTCACTCGtactgagttttattttgagctgtcttgttttgtttcattctcTCACGCCGTCGTTTTCACAGAACAAACTCACTGTAACACT
This genomic interval carries:
- the LOC104939164 gene encoding E3 ubiquitin-protein ligase RNF31, coding for MSGGPASVQMDEVRRRSLSLLSSSGNAQDVKAEVQTMAGIPLPLSEKYRQFGVEAMLRENTAGRNRQEVLESLSRLVKALSILEKYGCNLTSPTRPRYWRSVKHNNPVFRTTVDAIKGGRRVLYLYGYTNQQVDGLSFPDEVTEPDAEKVAAVTLEVMTLRTEVDMLIKGTHPHLEHFQDVIPFITQQEKPVSDSADEQPVDKPEVLSPLPKPAQPLKPSTGSPVASDCNLCGGPSSLVCPSCDNQPLCDACDDLFHRHPSRANHKRDKIHKTKPETCSICGISSVHAQCSTCVQRLCRKCDLLFHSHPDRKGHNRTNITPAKTSSPSLSPWECSHCTTVNEMRAVLCATCERPRLATAASNVQESLMSVPTSPNTEWQCKSCTVVNQGSSILCEVCERPRLATRPPVAPVLSSPGSLSDSGTKWMCQFCTYVNTKPALVCEMCNLSGKDSPTGVSLPLSLQQTPSSTKDQSQPVTRPQPKPRLNTDLRRQKTMREDGLALIHQIREAEKCGISPEEVYAAILCSSSNNTKPCDWVTSELPHLLDEICAMAASVQLNYKAGDCGIQPTVVRDGEEPEQSVPGEGVKLSRAEAKLAWLAAGGDTDRAVKQLLRDRQHKMKELHSLGFRDSSQSEEALRLSGGEVKGALSLLQRPLLEPFHQRIWTDQPEPPIDPKNPDKQRMCRRLLALYDLPSWGRCELVLSLLQEPDVTYSLEDVVQAAKESHDKDFIRRLLNNECPCCFSIFPRSKMQSLTSCQCSVCHECFAMHFTVAVRDKHIRDMVCPVCREPDINDPEQLDSYFSTLAIQLHECLEPDVYDLFHKKLTEHALMKDPKFLWCCHCTSGFINEINENQLKVTCLSCHKSFCAQCKKPWESQHQVLSCEQFQQWKRDNDPEYQRQGLAGYLRDNGITCPHCRFQYALTKGGCMHFSCSQCRYQFCSGCNNSYHKTACKTPPCSYTGLHAHHPRDCLFYLRDWEPARLQELLKMKGVEFNTDPSAGTQTDSCRVMEQKDEEGLQVDSPCGIQTKPGQAGLCEKHYREYLVSLINAHSLDPALLYDAHELTRACERYQVDTQRGENEEDDAYHARQLKKLMEVPLGEKVPRNK